TCCGTTGCGCAGCTGCAAAGCTATTGGGATGCTTACACTGCGAGTCTTGCACGGCCCTTGGCACGACGAGCACGGATAACTGCACGGCCACCACGTGTTTTCATGCGAACTAAAAAGCCGTGGGTACGTTTTCTCTTGGTAACTGATGGTTGGTATGTGCGTTTCATTCTGAAATTATCCTTGGGAAGTCATAAAACGCGATATTACAATGTGTTAAGCGCCTCATGTCAAGACAAATTTACTTCTCCGACTGTGAAT
Above is a window of Gallionella capsiferriformans ES-2 DNA encoding:
- the rpmH gene encoding 50S ribosomal protein L34 gives rise to the protein MKRTYQPSVTKRKRTHGFLVRMKTRGGRAVIRARRAKGRARLAV